The nucleotide window CCGAGGCTCAGCGACTCTTCTGGACTCTCGACGGTCCCCTGTCCGAAGCCGTCTGGATCATGAACACCAAGCGCGACCCGAGCTCTCTCGAGCCGTACTCTCAGGGCGACACCTGGCACCCGTTCTCACGGGCGCCGCTCACGGAGCCCAAGGTCTCGTCCATCACCGTGCGCACCAACGAACTACACGAATGGGATGACATGTGCTTCAGAACGCACCGCGAACACAGAGACCCCAGCtgtgacgacgaggacgagtcCCTCTTCGCCCTTTGGGGAGACCTACTCTGCTACGAtccggaggaggacgaggagggagcAACTCATCTGCTGGGAGAGGCGGTAAGCGTGGTTGTAAAACCTACTGTCGCTCCCTTTGTTACGATACACGACTACTTGTCAGTGGTGCACCCCTGGCTCCTAAGTTCCCGTGGGGACCTTCTGGCTGCTATGGCTGCTATGGCGGAAGGGCGGCTGTATAACAAGCCGCTGCCCGCAGAGACGAAGCTTATGATCAATATTAAGGAGCCTCATCTCTTGGTGATGTGCGAGCAGGCGGAACGGATCAGCGAAAATATTAAACCACAAAACACGTGGTTGGGGACGACGGATACCTAGGAACCCGGTGCCggtaagtcagactacccacttttcggcaccccccccatttcggcaccccaaaaatgcctcaaatgcctcatcaccagaacatacccctcaactttcaacatcaacaacattttctatacttatgcgaataacctcattttttcctcagagcttcttttcgaccttatgggccagtataccgaagatgaagtcaatcaggcccttgacgcaataaccaacggcatgcccattaagagggctggtcaggtgtatggcatcccaagatcaacacttcagtatcggattaagggcactcaaccaaggtcaattgccttttctgacctgcagagactttctgttagtcaggaggctaaactggctgaatgggttcgcattcagcatgcccttggtgttgccccaacccatctgcaagtgaggctattcgcagaaaggatcctccatgccatgggggatacagagcctataggaaaaggctggatccaagccttcttgaagaggaatccatcagtcaaggtccagagaagtcgccctatcgattctaggcgtgttaatggggcatctactgaggtcatcagggactggttcaaactactcgccataccagagatcaccagcatcaaaccagctaatagatacaacatggatgagactggtatccttgagggccagggatctaatgggctggtgctgggcatgtctgagacgaagtctgtacgtaagaaacagcctggatcaagggcatgggtatccatcatcgaatgcatctctgccctgggccatgttctgaatcccctcgttatctataagggcaaggcagtccagcagcagtggtttcctctagaccttggcccttatgaaggatggcaattcactgcaacggagaatggatggacttcagatgccactgcagttgaatggctgcagaaggtcttcatccctcagactcttcctcagggcaaggaggtcaggctgctgatcatggatggacatgggagtcatacaacgactgactttatgtggttatgctatataaacaacatccatctattgttcttaccgccacatacctcccatgtcctccagccacttgatcagtcagtcttcagccctgtcaaggcagcctataggaaggagcttggataccttggtcagtggaatgattcaactgttgtaggcaagaggaactttataggctgttatcagaaggctcgtactgcaggtatgacgatgcagaacattagaagtggttggaaatggacagggttgtggcctgtctctatggcgaagcctctgatgagctccctactgctcccatcaacaccagcagcatcaggatcatctgatcaggtcagcaaagggcagtctggaggcaaggaagctgaaggatgggtatctgcgtcatctgcagtggcatggtcgacgccaaggaagatgaaggatctagctgggcagttgaagctattcacagagctggagaatgatgcctttactcaacgccttctattcaggaaggtaaaaaaaggcttcagcgagcaggcatatgagctggcaaatacccagcagaaactggagcttctgcaggcccaagtcaccaatactgcagtaaggaaaagaagggcagtccagctggatcctaacactaagttcgccaacatcaaagacatccagcaggcgcaacttaaggctggggaaaaagaggatgatgcagccgaatccagcgactctgaataccctagtgaagctgaaagctgtattgttgttgcatctagaagaagtcaatgattaattgaagtcgacgagtatgatgggaatagcttcatttttggggtgccgaaatggggggggtgccgaaaagtgggtagtctgacttatgGAGAGAGTCAACGTCGCCCACTTATCGGAGTGCTGGGACTACCTCCGCCAGGGCATCATGTGTGCGGGTGACACGACACTCGAGTGGAAGCAGGCCAACGCGAGTGGCGGCGAGTTCTGGGGATATCAGCACATGTGTAAAGACTACGCGCTGCTATTCATGTTTGCGGAGCAGTATCGCGCCACGGAGGACCACTCGCTCCGCGGCGAGTATTGAGGAGAACGTGCTGTTATTCTCCATagagatggatggatggatgtctTAGCCTGAGAATGTCACAAAACAAACAgagtcttttttttttttttttcccaTTAGT belongs to Colletotrichum higginsianum IMI 349063 chromosome 5, whole genome shotgun sequence and includes:
- a CDS encoding LysM domain-containing protein, yielding MSLIGISASIETEDSQPTSYSALYNAHQPPRLSPEAQRLFWTLDGPLSEAVWIMNTKRDPSSLEPYSQGDTWHPFSRAPLTEPKVSSITVRTNELHEWDDMCFRTHREHRDPSCDDEDESLFALWGDLLCYDPEEDEEGATHLLGEAWCTPGS